Genomic window (Luteolibacter sp. Y139):
TGGTGGGAAGTCATCGGCAGCTCCGAGACGGCGGCTTACAATTACCCGCTGCTGACGACCACCGCTGGCAGCGCTCCGGTCAATGGCGGCCTCGCCCTGATCGAGCAGACGGTCATCCCGAACAGCCCGGGCTTCCAGATCAACCAGATCGTTCTGACCGGCCATCCGGTGACCTCGGTCTCGTTCAATATCGCGGGCCAGCCCGGCCAGACCTACACCGTCCAGGGTTCGACCAATCTGACCAGCTGGGTCGACCTCACCAACAGCCTGCCTGCCACCGGCAACAGCACGCCGTTCTCGGTGAATCTGTCCAGCTTCCCGGCGCTGAGCGGCCAGCAGAGGGTGTTCTTCCGTGCCACGGTGAACCCGTAAGCCTTCGCGCATTCAATCCCAGCCGCCGCCGGAGTTCTCCGGCGGCGGCTTTTTCGTCTGCACGAAGCTCTTGGCGGAGCGCCGGACTGCCCTACACTCCGCCTCCCATGTCCGTCCGCACGCGCTTCGCCCCATCGCCCACCGGCTACCTCCACGTCGGCGGCGCCCGTACTGCCTTGTTCAACTACCTCTTCGCCCGCAAGCACGGCGGCACCTTCGTCCTGCGCGTGGAAGACACCGATGAGGCACGCAATACCCAGCCTGCCCGCGATGCGATCTTTACCGGGATGCACTGGCTCGGCCTCGATTGGGATGAGGGCGAGGGCAAGGGCGGCGACTACGGTCCCTACAACCAGAGCGAGCGCACCGCGATCTACGACAAGTGGTTCGAAGTGCTGCGCGAGAAGGGCCGCGTCTACGAAGAGGAAGGCGCGTGGCGTTTCCGCTTCGAGCGCAAGCCCGTCACCATGAACGACCTCGTCTGCGGCGAAGTCACCATCGACTACCGCGATGAGTCGAACACACCGGACATGGTGATCCGGCGGTCCGATGGCTCGTACGTCTTCCACTTCGTCAACGTGGTGGACGACCTCGAAATGAAGATCACCCACGTGATTCGCGGCGAGGACCACCTCATGAACACGCCGAAGCACCTGCAGCTTTTCGAAGCGCTCGATGCTCCGGCTCCGCAGTACGCGCACATCCCACTCATTCTGAATCCAGACGGTTCAAAGATGTCGAAGAGCGACAAAGGCGCATCGATCGGTGATACCCCACCCGTTGGTGAAATTCCAGCGAGCCCGGGTTACGAGCGACAGGGTTTCCTCGCCTCGGCAGTGGTGAACTTCATCGCCCTGCTCGGCTGGTCGTCGAAGAGCGACGATGAAATCTTCACCATGGACGAGTT
Coding sequences:
- a CDS encoding glutamate--tRNA ligase — its product is MSVRTRFAPSPTGYLHVGGARTALFNYLFARKHGGTFVLRVEDTDEARNTQPARDAIFTGMHWLGLDWDEGEGKGGDYGPYNQSERTAIYDKWFEVLREKGRVYEEEGAWRFRFERKPVTMNDLVCGEVTIDYRDESNTPDMVIRRSDGSYVFHFVNVVDDLEMKITHVIRGEDHLMNTPKHLQLFEALDAPAPQYAHIPLILNPDGSKMSKSDKGASIGDTPPVGEIPASPGYERQGFLASAVVNFIALLGWSSKSDDEIFTMDELIERFSLEAVNRAPARFDHEKCAWVNQQHLLKLSPESFAEAARPFVAEAGLPIDDRYPAVAAVVREKVRLLSEVPAAIGFLLADSFDLDPEAVEKVRGNAAAKDLLAALANDFAKLSEWSADAAKHQIGETAKAAGAKPGQLMFPVRVALSGKSGGPDLGDILGLLGQEKCVARLRAFVASL